The following coding sequences are from one Nicotiana tomentosiformis chromosome 3, ASM39032v3, whole genome shotgun sequence window:
- the LOC104105292 gene encoding flotillin-like protein 3, which produces MGIPHYIVAGPSEMLAITGSGISEIRLKKKHFLWPLQKCTRLDISPVNYSFEVQAMSAEKLPFVLPAVFTIGPKLDEDNESLIKYAQLVSNHDKNSNHVKELVKGIIEGETRVLAASMTMEQIFKGTKEFKKEVFEKVQLELNQFGLYIYNANVKQLVDVPGHEYFSYLGQKTQMEAANQAKIDVAEARMKGEIGSKQRDGETKQNAAKIDAETMIISTKRQGEGKKEEVRVRTEVEIFKNQREAEVVEASAELAKKKAGWSQTARLAEVEAEKAVAIREAELQMEVEKKKALAQTAKLKAELLSKANVEYDIKVQEANSELYRRQKEAEAALFENHKKAEAQKAIADAELYSRQQVANSELFAKQKEAEGVAAIGEAQAFYLGSLLKEVKNYSSLRDYLMINNGIFQEIAKTNAQAVNGLQPKISIWSGANGGESNGEGGGLKDVAGVYRMLPPLLQTVQDQTGMHPPAWLGALPESK; this is translated from the exons ATGGGGATTCCACATTATATTGTCGCTGGCCCATCGGAGATGCTTGCCATCACCGGAAGTGGCATAAGTGAAATAAGACTCAAGAAAAAACACTTTTTATGGCCCCTTCAAAAATGCACTAGGCTTGACATATCTCCTGTCAACTACTCGTTCGAGGTACAAGCTATGAGCGCCGAAAAACTCCCTTTTGTTCTTCCTGCTGTTTTCACAATTGGCCCTAAACTCGACGAAGACAACGAGAGCTTGATCAAGTACGCACAGCTTGTGTCCAatcatgacaagaattcaaatcACGTTAAGGAACTCGTCAAGGGAATTATCGAGGGGGAAACTCGGGTTCTTGCTGCTTCTATGACTATGgaacagattttcaagggaacaAAAGAGTTTAAGAAAGAAGTTTTTGAGAAAGTCCAACTTGAACTTAATCAATTTGGACTTTATATCTATAATGCTAATGTTAAACAACTTGTAGATGTTCCTGGCCATGAGTACTTCTCTTACCTTGGCCAAAAGACTCAGATGGAAGCCGCCAACCAAGCCAAG ATTGATGTAGCCGAGGCAAGGATGAAAGGAGAGATAGGTTCAAAGCAAAGAGATGGAGAGACAAAGCAGAATGCAGCTAAGATAGATGCAGAGACAATGATCATATCAACAAAAAGGCAAGGAGAAGGTAAAAAGGAAGAAGTTAGAGTAAGGACTGAAGTAGAGATTTTTAAGAATCAAAGAGAAGCAGAGGTTGTTGAGGCAAGTGCAGAGTTAGCAAAGAAGAAAGCAGGGTGGTCTCAGACTGCAAGATTGGCTGAGGTGGAAGCAGAAAAGGCTGTGGCAATAAGAGAAGCTGAGCTACAAATGGAAGTGGAGAAGAAGAAAGCTCTTGCTCAGACTGCAAAACTCAAGGCTGAGCTTCTTAGCAAGGCTAATGTTGAATACGACATTAAG GTACAAGAGGCGAACTCAGAATTATACAGGCGGCAGAAAGAAGCAGAAGCGGCACTATTCGAGAACCATAAGAAAGCAGAAGCACAGAAAGCAATCGCAGATGCTGAACTGTATAGTCGCCAACAGGTTGCAAACAGTGAGCTCTTTGCAAAGCAAAAGGAAGCCGAAGGAGTAGCAGCAATTGGGGAAGCACAAGCATTTTACTTAGGCTCCCTTCTTAAGGAAGTGAAGAATTACTCTTCACTCAGAGACTATTTGATGATCAACAATGGAATTTTCCAGGAAATTGCTAAGACCAATGCTCAAGCAGTAAACGGTTTGCAACCAAAGATTAGCATTTGGTCAGGTGCTAATGGCGGCGAAAGCAACGGAGAAGGAGGCGGATTGAAGGATGTAGCTGGTGTGTACCGAATGTTGCCTCCTCTGCTTCAAACTGTGCAAGACCAAACTGGGATGCACCCTCCTGCTTGGCTTGGTGCATTACCTGAATCCAAATGA